One Candidatus Rokuibacteriota bacterium DNA window includes the following coding sequences:
- a CDS encoding ABC transporter permease: MSAYAALLTSVQSVGQVSLEGVQSLGRFGLFLAQAITWTFIPPFKGYQVLQRIHFIGFRSLSVIILTGAFTGMVLGLQVFLTLTRFGSEAFLGPAVALSLIRELGPVLSALMVTGRAGSALTAEIGIMRISEQIDALTVMALNPFRYLVVPALVAGLITFPLMTALFDVVGIFGGYLVGVKLLGLSSGTYFGEMQTFVDLADIMTGFWKSLSFGVLVTWVCAYKGYYAGHGAEGVSRATTEAVVLSSVLILVWDYFMGSVLP, from the coding sequence ATGAGCGCCTACGCCGCCCTCCTGACTTCCGTCCAGTCCGTCGGCCAGGTCTCGCTGGAGGGAGTGCAGTCGCTGGGCCGCTTCGGGCTCTTCCTCGCTCAAGCGATCACGTGGACCTTCATCCCTCCCTTCAAGGGCTACCAGGTGCTGCAACGGATCCACTTCATCGGGTTCCGCTCGCTCTCGGTCATCATCCTCACCGGCGCCTTCACCGGGATGGTGCTGGGACTCCAGGTATTCCTCACGCTCACGCGCTTCGGCTCGGAGGCCTTTCTCGGCCCGGCGGTCGCGCTCTCGCTTATCCGGGAGCTCGGCCCGGTGCTCTCAGCCCTCATGGTGACGGGACGAGCGGGCTCCGCGCTGACGGCCGAGATCGGGATCATGCGGATTTCCGAGCAGATCGACGCCCTCACCGTGATGGCCCTGAACCCGTTCCGCTACCTGGTCGTCCCGGCGCTCGTGGCCGGCCTCATCACCTTTCCGCTCATGACCGCCCTCTTCGACGTGGTCGGCATCTTCGGCGGCTATCTCGTCGGCGTGAAGCTCTTGGGCCTCTCGTCCGGGACCTACTTCGGCGAGATGCAGACCTTCGTGGACCTGGCCGACATCATGACCGGCTTCTGGAAGTCGCTGAGCTTCGGCGTCCTCGTGACCTGGGTCTGCGCCTACAAGGGATACTACGCGGGCCACGGCGCCGAGGGCGTGTCGCGCGCCACGACCGAGGCGGTCGTGCTCTCCTCGGTCCTGATCCTCGTCTGGGACTATTTCATGGGCTCCGTGCTCCCGTGA